The proteins below come from a single Leptospiraceae bacterium genomic window:
- a CDS encoding efflux RND transporter permease subunit: MTLSDISIKNPVFAWMLMFGLIFFGFISFRKMGLSQMPDVDFPVVNISLNLNGAAPQVMETNVVDVIEESIMSVEGILSIQSTSKYGSANITVDFDLNRDVDVALQDIQTKIIQAQKLLPKELDPPIVTKYNPEDHPIMWVGVSYTGNKKDLMVYIKDHLKNNFTTVPGVGQIILGGYTDRNLRLWVDGKKLSRRELTIEDVINTIQKEHIETPAGLLETQTQQLSIRSLGEAPSVTVFGNLPISFRGGSPIFDSIIRIKDVARLEDGLDDIQRVSRFNGKQAVGMGIIKQRGVNAVKVAEDVKKQIELVRKDLPPGFEIAVNSDSTRFIKESIEELEFTLILSAILTSLVTWFFLGSLSSTINILLAIPTSIMGSFIILNAFGFTLNTFTLLGLSLAIGIVVDDAIMVLENIVRHREEGKSLLTAAKDGAREITFSAIAATLAIVAIFLPVAFMSGIIGKYFYQFAITITAAVLLSLLEALTLTPMRCSQFLQIRSENRFMKVIDTLLNKAEVFYEVILKWCLSHKFIVISTSLAIFIASIFIIKPIKKEFVPSQDQSQLLVRLQTPVGSSFSYTDSIASKCEEYLLSNKNILRVYANIGGGGTNSAMFFITLKNPKERIINPETNKRPTQAEISILLRKDLGKISKELKVVVQDLSMRGFSSSRGFPVEFYIQGKSWDTLTDRSKEIINKMKESGNFVDIDTNYQLGQPEIHILPNRETAMRYGVSVSSIGNVISAMIGGIKSGQFTEDGHRYYVNLRVEPSERQKVEDIKDLFVRNNKSELVRVADVIKIEENTALQSITRINRERAITIFANPSPGTSQDIALKNAEDIARSVLPTGYAVTFSGSAKTMGDSFDSLWYALFLGIIIAYMILASQFNSYIHPITVLLALPFSFTGAVFSLWITGNSINVFSFIALILLMGLVKKNSIILVDFTNQLRANGMDVKDAVLKACPIRLRPILMTSISTIAAAIPPALSIGPGGETRVPMAIAIIGGILVSTLLTLVVVPCAYIVLAKWEHLKIATETQRHGE; the protein is encoded by the coding sequence ATGACACTATCTGATATATCTATCAAAAACCCAGTTTTCGCTTGGATGTTAATGTTCGGATTAATTTTTTTTGGATTTATTTCCTTTCGTAAAATGGGATTATCCCAAATGCCAGACGTAGATTTCCCTGTGGTAAATATCTCTTTGAACTTAAATGGAGCTGCTCCACAAGTTATGGAAACTAACGTCGTAGATGTTATCGAAGAAAGTATTATGAGTGTAGAAGGAATTTTATCGATCCAATCCACTTCCAAATACGGTTCAGCTAATATCACAGTAGATTTTGACTTAAATCGCGATGTTGACGTTGCACTCCAAGACATACAAACAAAAATCATTCAAGCACAAAAATTATTACCAAAAGAATTAGATCCGCCCATAGTAACAAAATACAATCCAGAAGACCATCCGATCATGTGGGTCGGTGTATCATACACCGGAAATAAAAAAGATTTGATGGTATACATTAAAGATCATCTCAAAAATAATTTTACTACTGTTCCGGGGGTAGGTCAAATTATCCTCGGTGGATATACTGATCGAAACCTAAGATTATGGGTAGATGGAAAAAAATTAAGTAGAAGAGAACTTACAATTGAAGACGTGATTAATACAATTCAGAAAGAACATATTGAGACTCCTGCCGGATTATTAGAAACCCAAACTCAACAACTAAGTATACGGTCGTTAGGCGAAGCACCGTCCGTCACAGTATTTGGAAATCTCCCAATTTCATTCCGAGGAGGTTCACCTATTTTTGATTCAATCATTCGAATTAAAGATGTTGCCCGATTAGAAGATGGATTAGACGACATTCAACGTGTATCAAGATTTAACGGAAAACAAGCTGTCGGAATGGGCATTATAAAGCAAAGAGGTGTAAATGCAGTTAAAGTAGCGGAGGACGTAAAAAAACAGATTGAGTTAGTAAGGAAGGATTTGCCGCCCGGATTTGAAATTGCTGTAAACTCTGATTCTACGAGATTTATCAAAGAGTCTATTGAAGAATTAGAATTTACACTTATATTATCCGCTATTCTTACAAGTCTCGTAACTTGGTTTTTTTTAGGAAGCCTAAGTTCTACAATAAATATATTACTAGCGATCCCTACTTCAATTATGGGAAGTTTTATTATTTTAAATGCATTTGGATTTACGCTAAATACATTTACCCTTTTGGGTTTATCATTAGCAATAGGGATAGTAGTCGACGATGCAATTATGGTTTTGGAAAATATCGTAAGACATAGAGAAGAAGGTAAAAGTCTATTAACCGCTGCTAAAGATGGAGCAAGAGAAATTACATTTTCTGCTATCGCGGCAACTCTTGCAATTGTAGCAATCTTTTTGCCAGTTGCATTTATGTCTGGAATCATAGGGAAATATTTTTACCAATTTGCTATTACCATTACAGCCGCTGTATTATTATCTCTTTTGGAAGCTCTGACATTAACACCAATGAGATGTTCCCAATTTTTACAAATTAGAAGTGAAAATAGGTTTATGAAAGTAATAGATACATTACTAAATAAAGCGGAAGTTTTTTATGAAGTTATATTAAAGTGGTGTCTATCGCATAAATTTATAGTAATTTCTACTTCTTTAGCTATATTCATCGCGTCAATTTTTATAATCAAACCAATTAAAAAGGAATTTGTGCCATCACAAGATCAAAGTCAACTTCTAGTAAGACTACAAACACCAGTAGGTTCTTCCTTTTCTTATACAGATTCAATCGCCTCCAAATGCGAAGAATATCTATTATCCAATAAAAATATATTGCGAGTTTATGCTAATATTGGTGGAGGCGGAACAAATTCGGCGATGTTTTTTATCACTTTAAAAAATCCAAAAGAGCGAATCATAAATCCAGAAACCAATAAAAGACCAACGCAAGCTGAAATTTCTATTTTACTTAGAAAAGACTTAGGGAAAATTTCAAAGGAATTAAAAGTTGTGGTTCAAGATTTATCTATGAGAGGTTTTTCTTCTTCCAGAGGGTTTCCTGTAGAGTTTTATATACAAGGAAAAAGTTGGGATACGTTAACTGACCGATCAAAAGAAATAATAAATAAAATGAAGGAAAGTGGAAATTTTGTAGATATAGATACGAACTATCAATTAGGACAACCAGAAATTCATATTCTTCCAAATAGGGAAACTGCGATGCGTTATGGGGTAAGTGTATCAAGTATCGGGAATGTTATTAGTGCGATGATAGGAGGAATTAAATCTGGGCAATTCACTGAAGACGGTCATAGATACTATGTGAATCTAAGAGTTGAACCAAGTGAAAGACAAAAAGTAGAGGATATAAAAGATTTATTTGTAAGAAATAATAAAAGTGAATTAGTTAGAGTAGCCGATGTAATAAAAATTGAAGAAAATACAGCTTTACAAAGTATAACTAGAATTAACCGAGAAAGAGCAATTACAATCTTTGCGAACCCATCACCTGGAACAAGCCAAGATATTGCCTTAAAAAATGCAGAAGACATTGCGAGATCCGTATTACCAACTGGTTACGCAGTTACATTTAGCGGATCAGCCAAAACAATGGGAGACTCATTCGACAGTTTATGGTATGCTTTATTTCTAGGAATAATTATCGCCTACATGATATTAGCCAGTCAATTCAATAGCTACATTCATCCAATTACAGTTTTACTTGCACTACCTTTTAGTTTTACTGGAGCTGTATTTTCGCTTTGGATTACAGGAAATTCTATCAATGTGTTTAGTTTTATAGCACTGATTCTGTTAATGGGACTTGTGAAGAAAAACTCTATTATCCTCGTGGATTTCACGAATCAATTGAGAGCAAATGGAATGGACGTAAAAGATGCAGTATTAAAAGCCTGTCCCATTCGTTTACGACCAATTTTAATGACGTCTATTTCGACAATAGCAGCTGCGATCCCGCCTGCACTTTCAATTGGTCCGGGCGGAGAAACAAGAGTTCCAATGGCAATTGCGATTATTGGTGGAATTCTAGTTTCTACTTTACTTACACTTGTTGTAGTTCCTTGCGCCTACATAGTATTAGCCAAATGGGAACATTTGAAGATTGCCACCGAGACACAGAGGCACGGAGAGTAA
- a CDS encoding TolC family protein, protein MIYNLIVNLKNQKLILLFLILFQCNHEETRRETKINPEPLPDQVINETKIIKRTNETNYNLAELFHSALQKTERIAIKKEAIIQAEARKDSFFASFFPTLAFRYQQFVTTPNHTAHDREIRNRNNLINAYSNENYGTNISTPYNITNSPVFGGSNTSTATSPLVRPGARLVLHIPIMTGLNEWTSYKNSKHEVKLRHLELRYDEGRMFLEIAQAYYNLLQLESNLENKKQILKLTNESKSELERRVNLGRNKSSELSSITAQLAKLEAEILGITDTLSQMRDTMAFLTGLDSMFKLQNTNELPVTFDLSEAEKTVESRHDVNAAKLNLEIAKSEVLKAYGGHLPTASIDTFYTFPTGNTSGGNSKDLVNQFVLQIPLLSMGTVSAAVKQAESLERQAGLQLTQSIRFAREEVRKAYNSYSHTKLAEESYMTALNAMESNYKTILRDYNRKSANILDLLTSEIARENAKEDLNRIKLQKQLNLVWLKVAIGEYPDKLERPKE, encoded by the coding sequence ATGATATACAATTTAATTGTTAATTTGAAAAATCAAAAACTAATTCTTTTATTTTTAATTCTATTTCAGTGTAACCACGAAGAAACAAGAAGGGAAACAAAAATCAACCCAGAGCCACTCCCCGATCAAGTCATTAATGAAACAAAAATAATAAAACGAACGAATGAAACAAATTATAACCTCGCCGAATTATTTCATTCAGCACTTCAAAAAACAGAGCGTATAGCAATTAAAAAAGAAGCGATAATACAAGCAGAGGCAAGAAAAGATTCTTTCTTTGCTAGTTTTTTTCCTACACTTGCTTTCAGATACCAACAATTTGTAACCACTCCCAACCATACAGCACATGATCGAGAGATTAGAAATAGAAATAATCTAATTAACGCATACAGTAACGAAAACTATGGTACAAATATTTCTACGCCTTATAATATAACGAACTCTCCGGTATTTGGAGGTTCAAATACTTCGACTGCTACTTCTCCCCTAGTCCGTCCGGGTGCGAGGTTAGTGTTACATATCCCAATTATGACAGGGTTAAATGAATGGACTTCCTATAAAAATTCTAAACATGAAGTAAAACTTAGACATTTAGAACTAAGATACGATGAAGGAAGAATGTTTCTAGAAATTGCACAGGCTTATTATAATTTGCTACAACTAGAAAGTAATTTAGAAAATAAAAAACAAATTTTAAAACTAACAAATGAATCTAAATCTGAATTAGAAAGAAGAGTTAATTTAGGCAGAAATAAATCTTCCGAATTATCAAGTATAACCGCACAATTAGCCAAACTAGAAGCTGAAATATTGGGGATAACAGATACTCTCTCCCAAATGAGAGATACAATGGCATTTTTAACTGGTTTGGATTCCATGTTTAAATTACAAAATACAAACGAATTACCAGTAACGTTCGATCTTTCCGAAGCCGAAAAAACAGTAGAGTCTCGACATGATGTGAATGCCGCAAAATTAAATTTGGAAATCGCAAAGTCAGAAGTATTAAAAGCATACGGTGGTCACCTACCCACAGCTTCTATAGACACATTTTACACTTTCCCAACAGGAAATACGTCAGGAGGAAATTCAAAAGACTTGGTGAATCAATTTGTATTACAAATTCCACTTCTATCAATGGGTACAGTATCGGCGGCAGTGAAACAGGCAGAATCACTAGAACGGCAAGCAGGATTACAACTTACACAATCAATTCGATTTGCCCGAGAAGAAGTTCGTAAGGCATACAACAGTTATTCTCACACGAAACTAGCCGAAGAAAGTTATATGACAGCATTAAATGCAATGGAAAGTAATTACAAAACAATTCTTAGAGATTACAATAGAAAGTCTGCTAATATTTTAGATTTATTAACTTCCGAAATTGCACGAGAAAATGCCAAAGAAGATTTAAATAGAATAAAGTTACAAAAACAACTAAACCTTGTATGGCTAAAAGTGGCTATTGGTGAGTATCCAGACAAATTAGAAAGACCGAAAGAGTAA
- a CDS encoding GreA/GreB family elongation factor → MLKNNALITELDKERILKLLKEGYSLNSNQYLSASFEKEIKKAKALKSEKIPSDVITMRSKFRLKDLGTGQRYEYTLVYPQEADSAEKISILAIYGPAVFGSRKGDVVRWDLENGTKFFQVDEVIYQPEASGHWDL, encoded by the coding sequence ATGTTAAAAAATAACGCTTTAATTACCGAACTAGATAAAGAAAGAATATTGAAATTATTAAAAGAAGGATATAGTTTAAATTCCAATCAATATTTGAGTGCTAGTTTCGAAAAGGAAATTAAAAAAGCAAAAGCATTAAAGTCAGAAAAAATTCCCTCTGACGTCATTACAATGCGTTCTAAATTTCGCCTAAAAGATCTTGGCACAGGTCAACGTTATGAGTATACACTAGTGTATCCGCAAGAGGCAGACTCTGCAGAGAAAATTTCAATATTGGCTATTTATGGTCCTGCAGTTTTTGGTTCTCGAAAGGGGGATGTTGTTCGATGGGATTTGGAAAACGGAACAAAGTTTTTTCAAGTAGATGAAGTTATTTACCAACCAGAAGCTTCTGGTCATTGGGACTTATAG
- a CDS encoding OmpA family protein, whose translation MNQKYIRSLFYGLIFLAISHDLTIAQETKTEKVPADPNAKEPMIFYWKSEVTNRTAEKEAIEKKYAELEAKYKADTDALKSENDRLKKINSELEADKNSRISSRDSVSRSSDDRIVTLEKELAETKRQKDQVERDLQAKIFAEKQAQDRVKVLENSIATLRAEKESVEKNSTSTTSKSTTPSANANNTDLQAQVNSLTNQRDQLQRDLAATYSYIQSLKGNQPVPNVVTTSTTTSTVTENTRSTTPVNTVADNGKSSTTSGTPSDDTKLKDSEAKVKSLETKLSEVIAERDKLQKELATAKANPTQPTNANTTVAPTATSTTTVSSSKETNSTNTVSTDSDKKIADLQAQVNNLTNQRDQLQRDIAAIYGYNKTVNVTTAANPYTTVENNAKKEPSISTNNATVIPSNPSLEEALAKAKKLEADLAEMTKQRDKLQKELDTNYNNMYNSKTNPLNTGTTTPNGTTTTTTVTSTTETNTSNSKTATGAVGTTPDPAKTTTTPTADSVKTTTETTYKTVTEAQTRINQLEAELGILTKERDQLKRDINASKADKSLDNKLSELNAKIKSIESDKTLTEEQKIAKIKEINAEIDKINHEKKKNESNIGKNEKELDQKSASIEAVRKEYETKMDSLLKEISELKEDKETLETDLASSKEQLEEESAKHKEEIERLTLQSQKLEDALEKEIRKGNKSSSNSTTETQVTSKDGKTIVSLGSRVNFKSGSKELTTQGKRTLDKVISVLRKHSSDRIQIEGNTDNRPLPEGSQFKDNWHLSFERALTVLKYLNRGELGKTQFAAAGLGEKNPVKPNNSEANRAANRRVDIVIMPKR comes from the coding sequence ATGAATCAAAAGTACATTCGCTCTCTATTTTATGGACTTATTTTCTTAGCAATAAGTCATGATCTAACGATCGCACAAGAAACTAAAACAGAAAAAGTTCCAGCAGACCCAAATGCAAAAGAACCAATGATTTTCTATTGGAAATCAGAAGTAACTAACCGTACCGCCGAAAAAGAGGCTATCGAAAAAAAATACGCGGAACTAGAAGCAAAATACAAAGCTGATACTGACGCATTAAAATCAGAAAATGATCGCCTTAAAAAAATCAATTCCGAATTGGAAGCCGATAAAAACTCCCGCATTTCCTCTCGAGACAGTGTAAGCAGAAGTTCAGACGATAGAATTGTTACTCTTGAAAAGGAATTAGCAGAAACCAAAAGACAAAAAGACCAAGTAGAAAGAGACCTACAAGCAAAAATCTTTGCAGAAAAACAAGCTCAGGATAGAGTGAAAGTTTTAGAAAATTCTATTGCTACACTTAGAGCAGAAAAAGAATCAGTAGAAAAAAATTCTACTTCTACAACTTCTAAATCAACTACCCCGTCGGCTAATGCAAATAATACAGATTTACAAGCACAAGTAAATAGTCTTACAAATCAAAGAGACCAACTTCAAAGAGACCTTGCGGCTACTTACAGTTATATTCAAAGCCTAAAAGGAAATCAGCCAGTTCCAAATGTAGTTACGACTTCCACGACAACATCTACAGTAACAGAAAACACCAGATCGACAACTCCTGTAAATACAGTAGCGGATAATGGCAAATCTTCGACTACTTCAGGAACACCAAGTGATGATACAAAACTGAAAGATTCAGAAGCAAAAGTCAAAAGTCTAGAAACCAAACTTTCAGAAGTAATTGCGGAAAGAGATAAATTACAAAAAGAATTAGCAACTGCTAAAGCAAATCCAACACAACCAACTAACGCAAACACTACTGTAGCCCCAACTGCTACATCTACAACAACCGTATCTTCTAGCAAAGAAACAAACTCTACAAATACAGTTAGTACAGATTCAGACAAAAAAATCGCAGATCTTCAAGCACAGGTAAATAATTTAACAAACCAAAGAGACCAACTTCAGAGAGATATAGCTGCCATTTATGGATATAATAAAACTGTAAACGTAACTACAGCGGCAAACCCATATACTACTGTAGAAAACAATGCAAAAAAAGAACCTTCTATTAGCACAAATAACGCAACAGTAATTCCTTCCAATCCAAGTTTAGAGGAAGCTCTAGCAAAAGCTAAAAAACTAGAAGCAGATCTGGCAGAAATGACCAAACAAAGAGATAAATTGCAAAAAGAATTGGATACAAATTACAATAATATGTACAATTCAAAAACCAATCCTCTAAATACAGGCACAACAACACCAAACGGAACTACTACCACAACAACGGTCACATCTACCACGGAAACCAACACCAGCAATTCTAAAACTGCTACGGGTGCAGTAGGAACAACTCCTGATCCAGCAAAAACAACTACAACTCCAACTGCAGATTCTGTTAAAACTACAACAGAAACTACATATAAAACCGTAACAGAAGCACAAACTCGAATTAACCAATTGGAAGCAGAACTTGGAATTCTAACCAAAGAAAGAGATCAACTAAAGAGAGATATCAATGCGTCTAAAGCAGACAAATCACTTGATAACAAACTATCTGAACTCAATGCAAAAATAAAAAGTATTGAATCAGATAAAACTTTGACTGAAGAACAAAAAATCGCAAAAATCAAAGAAATAAATGCAGAAATTGACAAAATAAATCATGAAAAGAAAAAAAATGAGTCCAACATAGGCAAAAATGAGAAGGAACTCGATCAAAAATCCGCGTCTATTGAAGCCGTAAGAAAAGAATACGAAACAAAAATGGATTCTCTCTTAAAAGAAATCAGTGAATTAAAAGAAGATAAAGAAACACTTGAGACAGATTTAGCTTCTTCGAAAGAACAACTCGAAGAAGAAAGTGCAAAACACAAAGAGGAAATTGAACGATTAACTCTCCAATCACAAAAACTCGAAGATGCTCTAGAAAAAGAAATCAGAAAAGGAAATAAATCCAGTTCAAATTCTACGACCGAAACACAGGTTACTTCTAAAGACGGGAAAACTATTGTTAGCCTTGGAAGCCGCGTCAACTTTAAATCTGGCTCAAAGGAATTAACAACCCAAGGAAAAAGAACTTTAGACAAAGTAATTAGTGTATTAAGAAAACACTCTTCGGATAGAATCCAAATAGAAGGAAATACGGATAATCGTCCTTTACCTGAAGGAAGTCAATTCAAGGACAACTGGCACCTTTCTTTTGAACGTGCTTTGACTGTATTAAAGTATTTGAATAGAGGAGAATTAGGCAAAACACAATTTGCCGCAGCTGGTCTTGGAGAAAAAAATCCTGTTAAACCAAATAATTCTGAAGCCAACCGTGCCGCTAACAGACGTGTTGACATTGTAATTATGCCAAAGAGATAA
- a CDS encoding MORN motif precursor encodes MKKRFNDLVKILTTCIFFLIITFSNSIYSDECVSGNCQNGLSTLFFSNGDKYTGNFKNGKQNGRGMMTFAKRPDSDGNLIYASKYSGEFKEGRFNGKGTMYFYNGAQYEGEFRDDKFNGSGIYLFPNGNKYEGEFKDDLKHGKGTLTYTNGNKYIGEFKYDKFDGKGNYTYPNGDTYDGEFQNELKHGRGTYTFADGRIYSGGFKDDKRHGYGTYIYGGGIKYTGDFVDEKFEGKGTITYTNGVSYTGEFKDYKFSGKGTISYPTGSKYTGDFKEGKPDGEGTYIFNTGKRYTGGLKDGKFDGYGILRYANGDEYTGGFKDGKFEGQGKVSKKNGETFIVEFKDGLFNGQGTMKYANGDKYVGEFKNGKKNGQGLLKFKDGAVYEGGFKNDKSHGKGSLMFAEGDKYVGDFENGDFNGQGTMFDKDGNVIYSGKWINGDPEGGMK; translated from the coding sequence ATGAAAAAAAGATTTAACGATTTGGTGAAAATTTTAACAACCTGTATTTTTTTTCTGATTATTACTTTCTCTAACTCAATTTATTCAGATGAATGTGTGAGTGGTAATTGTCAAAACGGATTAAGTACTTTATTTTTCTCAAATGGAGATAAATACACAGGGAATTTTAAGAATGGAAAACAAAATGGAAGAGGGATGATGACCTTTGCGAAAAGGCCTGATTCTGACGGAAATTTAATTTATGCCTCCAAATATTCGGGAGAATTTAAAGAAGGGAGATTTAACGGAAAAGGTACAATGTATTTTTACAATGGTGCGCAGTATGAAGGAGAATTCCGAGATGATAAATTTAATGGATCGGGAATTTACCTTTTTCCCAATGGAAATAAATACGAAGGTGAGTTTAAAGACGATTTAAAACACGGAAAAGGCACCCTTACCTACACGAACGGAAATAAATACATAGGTGAATTCAAATACGATAAATTTGACGGAAAAGGAAATTATACCTACCCAAATGGGGATACATACGACGGAGAATTTCAAAATGAATTGAAACATGGGCGCGGAACGTATACATTTGCAGATGGAAGAATCTATTCAGGTGGATTTAAGGACGACAAACGCCACGGTTACGGGACATATATTTATGGCGGCGGTATTAAGTATACAGGCGATTTTGTGGATGAAAAGTTTGAAGGAAAAGGGACAATTACTTATACGAATGGTGTATCGTATACAGGCGAATTTAAAGATTATAAGTTTTCTGGAAAAGGCACGATTTCTTATCCAACTGGATCCAAATATACGGGCGATTTTAAAGAGGGTAAACCAGATGGGGAAGGAACCTATATTTTTAATACTGGCAAAAGGTATACCGGTGGCTTAAAAGATGGAAAGTTCGATGGATACGGGATTTTAAGGTATGCGAACGGGGATGAGTATACCGGCGGATTTAAAGATGGTAAGTTTGAGGGACAAGGCAAAGTCTCGAAAAAGAACGGGGAAACCTTCATTGTAGAATTTAAAGACGGACTATTTAATGGGCAAGGGACTATGAAGTATGCGAATGGAGATAAATACGTCGGTGAATTTAAAAATGGAAAAAAAAACGGCCAAGGATTGCTAAAGTTTAAGGATGGAGCTGTTTATGAAGGTGGGTTTAAAAATGACAAATCGCACGGAAAAGGAAGTTTAATGTTCGCTGAAGGGGATAAGTATGTTGGAGATTTTGAAAACGGAGATTTCAATGGGCAGGGGACTATGTTCGATAAAGATGGAAATGTAATTTATTCAGGAAAATGGATCAATGGAGATCCCGAAGGAGGAATGAAATGA
- a CDS encoding MORN motif precursor, translating into MSVKNLYLTFLFLFPFIHGIVASDCISGNCNDGQGTMAYSSNEKYSGEWKGGQKNGKGVYVYANGDKYDGEWKNGNFLGQGIFTFADGGKYVGQFKGNSFHGYGTFYYPDGSKYTGHYVGGKRNGFGTYTYPDGAEYSGEFKDEKFSGRGKYKYADGDQFVGEFKEDRFHGVGVLTLKNGDRYEGEFRGGLKEGAGTYVFANSSKYVGEFHKDKYHGQGTYYYSDGDKYEGSFKDDKFSGDGIYTFVNGTQYIGKFDNDQYSGKGKVNYSDGNKYTGEFKDDKYHGKGSLVYANGDSYVGEFKDGEYSGKATLTYVNGDRYIGDFDNGKRNGKGSYFYSNGDKYVGEFRDDKYHGKGLYRFADGSQYKGDFKDDKYNGNGIYVYTSGDKYSGEFVNDLRNGKGVYILANGTKYEGEYKNNKKDGNGILYDKSGKIIYSGIWINGEPRK; encoded by the coding sequence TTGTCAGTAAAAAATTTATATTTAACATTTCTTTTTTTATTTCCATTTATTCATGGAATTGTAGCAAGCGATTGTATTAGCGGAAATTGCAACGATGGACAGGGAACAATGGCATATTCTTCCAATGAGAAGTATTCGGGGGAATGGAAAGGCGGACAAAAAAACGGGAAAGGTGTATACGTTTATGCCAATGGCGATAAATACGACGGAGAATGGAAAAATGGGAATTTCTTAGGACAAGGAATTTTTACTTTTGCTGATGGCGGCAAATACGTAGGTCAGTTTAAAGGAAATTCTTTTCATGGATACGGTACATTTTATTATCCAGATGGTTCTAAGTATACCGGGCATTATGTGGGTGGTAAACGAAATGGATTTGGGACATACACCTATCCAGATGGGGCAGAGTATTCAGGTGAATTTAAGGACGAAAAGTTTTCAGGACGTGGAAAATACAAATACGCAGACGGAGATCAGTTCGTTGGCGAATTCAAAGAAGACCGTTTTCACGGAGTAGGTGTACTTACTTTAAAAAATGGAGACAGATACGAAGGCGAATTTAGAGGTGGTCTCAAGGAAGGAGCCGGAACTTATGTTTTTGCGAATTCTAGCAAATACGTTGGCGAATTCCACAAAGACAAATACCACGGACAAGGTACGTATTATTATTCAGATGGAGATAAATACGAGGGAAGTTTTAAGGATGATAAATTTAGTGGCGATGGAATTTACACATTTGTAAACGGAACTCAATACATCGGAAAATTTGACAATGACCAGTACAGCGGTAAGGGAAAGGTAAATTACAGCGATGGAAACAAGTATACCGGCGAATTTAAAGATGATAAATACCATGGAAAAGGAAGTTTGGTATATGCAAATGGAGATTCCTATGTCGGTGAATTTAAAGATGGTGAATACTCAGGTAAAGCTACGTTAACCTATGTAAATGGCGACCGGTATATAGGGGATTTTGATAATGGAAAAAGAAATGGCAAAGGTTCCTATTTTTACTCCAATGGGGATAAATACGTTGGCGAATTTAGAGATGATAAATATCACGGAAAAGGTCTTTATCGGTTTGCCGACGGAAGTCAGTACAAGGGAGATTTTAAAGATGATAAATATAACGGCAATGGAATTTATGTTTATACATCAGGTGATAAATACTCTGGAGAATTTGTAAATGATCTTCGTAATGGAAAAGGTGTTTATATCCTTGCCAATGGAACAAAATATGAAGGCGAATATAAAAACAATAAAAAAGATGGTAATGGGATTCTTTATGACAAATCAGGGAAAATTATTTATTCCGGAATTTGGATAAATGGAGAACCTCGCAAGTGA